From a region of the Anomalospiza imberbis isolate Cuckoo-Finch-1a 21T00152 chromosome 3, ASM3175350v1, whole genome shotgun sequence genome:
- the HSF2 gene encoding heat shock factor protein 2 isoform X2 has product MKQQQQQQQPPPPPPSPPQPAAAPQPILQPLLQPLLQPLLQPPLQPPLQPPPSFARPGVPAFLSKLWALLGETPSNQLITWSQNGKSFLVLNEQRFAKEILPKYFKHNNMASFVRQLNMYGFRKVIHVDSTFVKLERDGPAEFQHAYFRQGREDLLKHIKRKVSSSRPEENKICQEDLSKIICNAQKVQIKQTTIEAQLSLLKRENESLWREVSELRAKHLQQQQVIRKIVQFMVTLVQNNQLVSLKRKRPLLLNTNGPTKSNVFQKIVKEPADSSHHVPLNRNEGLKQREQISDDIVIYDVTEDVGEEEHPMADEENLPVTPETSEDSTSDSSNCSYHSPDVVIVEDDNEDEYAPVIQGDKNTESVAVPGNDPASHVSDSTSPLMSSAVQLNNQSTLTAEDPVSVMDSILNENGVISQNINLLGKVELLDYLDSIDCSLEDFQAMLSGRQFSIDPDLLVDLFTSSVQMNPTDHDHITNTKVETKGKETNKNNAGPAASQEMQGTKPVSEKQLIHYTAFPLLAFLDGNPGSAESGAFTAETPSTGEKSLEGDELLESSLDPQPTQSKLVRLEPLTEAEASEATLFYLCELAPAPMDTDMSFLDN; this is encoded by the exons ATGAAGCagcaacagcaacagcagcagccgccaccgccgccgccgTCACCGCCGCAACCAGCAGCAGCCCCGCAGCCTATCCTGCAACCTCTCCTGCAACCTCTCTTGCAGCCTCTCCTGCAACCTCCCCTGCAGCCGCCCCTGCAGCCGCCGCCTTCCTTCGCCAGGCCAGGGGTCCCGGCCTTCCTCAGCAAGCTGTGGGCTCTGCTAGGCGAGACCCCCAGCAACCAGCTCATCACCTGGAGCCAG AATGGAAAGAGTTTCTTGGTGTTGAATGAACAGAGATTCGCAAAAGAGATTCTTCCCAAGTACTTCAAGCATAACAACATGGCAAGCTTTGTCAGACAGTTAAACATGT atggcTTCCGTAAAGTCATCCATGTTGATTCTACATTTGTCAAACTGGAGCGAGACGGTCCAGCAGAGTTTCAGCATGCATATTTTAGGCAGGGCCGGGAGGACTTGCTGAAACACATTAAAAGGAAG GTTTCTTCTTCGAGACCTGAAGAAAACAAGATATGTCAGGAAGATCTCTCTAAAATAATATGCAATGCTCAAAAGGTGCAAATTAAGCAAACTACTATTGAAGCTCAATTGTCTCTTTTGAAGAG GGAGAATGAATCCCTTTGGAGGGAAGTGTCAGAACTGAGAGCGAAACACTTACAACAGCAGCAAGTTATTCGAAAG ATTGTACAATTCATGGTTACCTTGGTGCAGAATAACCAACTAGTGAGCCTGAAACGCAAGAG GCCTCTACTTCTGAACACTAATGGACCTACAAAGTCGAATGTATTTCAGAAAATTGTGAAAGAACCAGCTGACAGTAGCCACCAT GTACCTCTCAACAGAAATGAGGGCTTAAAACAAAGGGAACAGATTTCAGATGACATTGTTATTTATGATGTCACTGAGGATGTGGGTGAGGAAGAACATCCCATGGCTGATGAAGAAAATCTTCCTGTTACACCAGAAACAAGTGAAGATTCCACTTCAGATTCTTCCAA CTGTAGCTACCATTCTCCCGATGTTGTAATTGTGGAAGATGATAACGAAGATGAATATGCCCCTGTAATTCAAGGGGATAAAAACACTGAATCAGTTGCTGTCCCGGGTAATGATCCAGCCAGCCATGTCAGTGACAGCACAAGTCCACTCATGTCAAGTGCTGTACAGCTGAATAACCAGTCAACTTTAACTGCAGAAGACCCAGTCTCTGTGATGGATTCCATCCTCAATGAAAACGGAGTAATTTCACAGAATATAAATCTTCTTGGAAA AGTTGAACTTCTGGATTATCTGGACAGTATCGACTGCAGTTTAGAGGACTTCCAGGCTATGTTGTCAGGACGACAGTTCAGCATAGATCCAGATCTCCTGGTTGAT CTTTTTACAAGTTCTGTGCAGATGAATCCCACAGATCATGATCATATCACTAATACCAAA GTGGagacaaagggaaaagaaactaacAAGAATAATGCTGGTCCAGCAGCTTCACAGGAAATGCAAGGTACTAAGCCCGTATCAG AGAAGCAGCTGATACACTACACTGCGTTTCCACTCCTTGCATTCCTTGATGGGAACCCAGGCTCTGCTGAGAGTGGAGCCTTCACAGCTGAAACTCCTTCTACTGGTGAAAAATCCCTTGAAGGGGACGAGctcctggagagcagcctggaTCCCCAGCCCACCCAGAGCAAACTGGTGCGTCTGGAGCCACTGACAGAGGCAGAGGCAAGTGAGGCCACGCTCTTCTACCTGTGCGAACTTGCCCCCGCACCCATGGACACAGACATGTCCTTCTTGGATAACTGA
- the HSF2 gene encoding heat shock factor protein 2 isoform X1 produces MKQQQQQQQPPPPPPSPPQPAAAPQPILQPLLQPLLQPLLQPPLQPPLQPPPSFARPGVPAFLSKLWALLGETPSNQLITWSQNGKSFLVLNEQRFAKEILPKYFKHNNMASFVRQLNMYGFRKVIHVDSTFVKLERDGPAEFQHAYFRQGREDLLKHIKRKVSSSRPEENKICQEDLSKIICNAQKVQIKQTTIEAQLSLLKRENESLWREVSELRAKHLQQQQVIRKIVQFMVTLVQNNQLVSLKRKRPLLLNTNGPTKSNVFQKIVKEPADSSHHVPLNRNEGLKQREQISDDIVIYDVTEDVGEEEHPMADEENLPVTPETSEDSTSDSSNCSYHSPDVVIVEDDNEDEYAPVIQGDKNTESVAVPGNDPASHVSDSTSPLMSSAVQLNNQSTLTAEDPVSVMDSILNENGVISQNINLLGKVELLDYLDSIDCSLEDFQAMLSGRQFSIDPDLLVDLFTSSVQMNPTDHDHITNTKVETKGKETNKNNAGPAASQEMQEKQLIHYTAFPLLAFLDGNPGSAESGAFTAETPSTGEKSLEGDELLESSLDPQPTQSKLVRLEPLTEAEASEATLFYLCELAPAPMDTDMSFLDN; encoded by the exons ATGAAGCagcaacagcaacagcagcagccgccaccgccgccgccgTCACCGCCGCAACCAGCAGCAGCCCCGCAGCCTATCCTGCAACCTCTCCTGCAACCTCTCTTGCAGCCTCTCCTGCAACCTCCCCTGCAGCCGCCCCTGCAGCCGCCGCCTTCCTTCGCCAGGCCAGGGGTCCCGGCCTTCCTCAGCAAGCTGTGGGCTCTGCTAGGCGAGACCCCCAGCAACCAGCTCATCACCTGGAGCCAG AATGGAAAGAGTTTCTTGGTGTTGAATGAACAGAGATTCGCAAAAGAGATTCTTCCCAAGTACTTCAAGCATAACAACATGGCAAGCTTTGTCAGACAGTTAAACATGT atggcTTCCGTAAAGTCATCCATGTTGATTCTACATTTGTCAAACTGGAGCGAGACGGTCCAGCAGAGTTTCAGCATGCATATTTTAGGCAGGGCCGGGAGGACTTGCTGAAACACATTAAAAGGAAG GTTTCTTCTTCGAGACCTGAAGAAAACAAGATATGTCAGGAAGATCTCTCTAAAATAATATGCAATGCTCAAAAGGTGCAAATTAAGCAAACTACTATTGAAGCTCAATTGTCTCTTTTGAAGAG GGAGAATGAATCCCTTTGGAGGGAAGTGTCAGAACTGAGAGCGAAACACTTACAACAGCAGCAAGTTATTCGAAAG ATTGTACAATTCATGGTTACCTTGGTGCAGAATAACCAACTAGTGAGCCTGAAACGCAAGAG GCCTCTACTTCTGAACACTAATGGACCTACAAAGTCGAATGTATTTCAGAAAATTGTGAAAGAACCAGCTGACAGTAGCCACCAT GTACCTCTCAACAGAAATGAGGGCTTAAAACAAAGGGAACAGATTTCAGATGACATTGTTATTTATGATGTCACTGAGGATGTGGGTGAGGAAGAACATCCCATGGCTGATGAAGAAAATCTTCCTGTTACACCAGAAACAAGTGAAGATTCCACTTCAGATTCTTCCAA CTGTAGCTACCATTCTCCCGATGTTGTAATTGTGGAAGATGATAACGAAGATGAATATGCCCCTGTAATTCAAGGGGATAAAAACACTGAATCAGTTGCTGTCCCGGGTAATGATCCAGCCAGCCATGTCAGTGACAGCACAAGTCCACTCATGTCAAGTGCTGTACAGCTGAATAACCAGTCAACTTTAACTGCAGAAGACCCAGTCTCTGTGATGGATTCCATCCTCAATGAAAACGGAGTAATTTCACAGAATATAAATCTTCTTGGAAA AGTTGAACTTCTGGATTATCTGGACAGTATCGACTGCAGTTTAGAGGACTTCCAGGCTATGTTGTCAGGACGACAGTTCAGCATAGATCCAGATCTCCTGGTTGAT CTTTTTACAAGTTCTGTGCAGATGAATCCCACAGATCATGATCATATCACTAATACCAAA GTGGagacaaagggaaaagaaactaacAAGAATAATGCTGGTCCAGCAGCTTCACAGGAAATGCAAG AGAAGCAGCTGATACACTACACTGCGTTTCCACTCCTTGCATTCCTTGATGGGAACCCAGGCTCTGCTGAGAGTGGAGCCTTCACAGCTGAAACTCCTTCTACTGGTGAAAAATCCCTTGAAGGGGACGAGctcctggagagcagcctggaTCCCCAGCCCACCCAGAGCAAACTGGTGCGTCTGGAGCCACTGACAGAGGCAGAGGCAAGTGAGGCCACGCTCTTCTACCTGTGCGAACTTGCCCCCGCACCCATGGACACAGACATGTCCTTCTTGGATAACTGA